The nucleotide sequence CACGGCGTTACAACCATAATCAACAAAGACGATCCCGCTCGCACTCAAGAAGCACTCCTTCATGAAGGCATGCAGGTCGAAGTCGAGGTCGAATTCAATGATGATGGCCAGACTGGCACGGCAACCCGGATTATCATTGACGATGAACTCGAAGGTGAAGTAAAGACTCCCAACAGGTCGCCTAACGGTGTTGTAACCTTTACGGTATTAGGACAAACAGTTATCGCCATCCCCGGTATCACCACTATTGACGACACCCAGTGGGCGCAAGATCCCTCGAATATCGCAGATGGTGAATTTGTCGAGGTACACGGCCTGCCAGACGGCAATGGTAATATTCAAGCAACTTACATTGAGTTCAAGGCGGCTGACCTTGCAGGGTTTAACTCTCTTGGAAACGAAGGTGAGTTCGAGGTTACCGGTTTAATCGACAATGGGACCTTCGTTCTCGATAGCTATTTTGAGTTAAATGGTCAAGGAGTCAATTACGCACCTTCAGTTGTACTTGAAGGGATCGCTCTGGCCCCAGGCATGATGGTTGAGGTCAAAGGAACCTTTAATGCAAGTGGAGATGTCGACGCAAGAAGTATTCATATTGAAGATGGTCTTGGAGATAATTTTGTAAAAGTTGAAGTCGAAGGTCTGATTAGAGGACTTCCAGTAACACCAGGAACGAGTGGAAGCTTCAACATTGGCGGACAAGCTGTTGAGTATTCAGCTAACACCCTTTATTTCGGTGGAACCGTAGCAGACCTTGCTAACGGTGAGAAAATCGAAGCAGAAGGACCAATAGTCAATAATGTCCTCGTTGCAGTTAAAATAAAGTTTAAAGACAGCTTCCGATATGAAGGAACGGCTACTTACAATGCATCACAAGACACATTTACCATTAACATACCGACACCGACGCAAAATGTTTTCCAAACCATGACTGTTGTCTATGACGCAAGCGTTGCACGGAACGATTCCAGCTCTGCACTGAACGCTGACATAACAACAGAGTTTGAAATCAGAGCGCGGCAAGTCCTTAATCACTACCTCTTTGCTACCCGGGTAAAGGATGGGAATGGGAATAGTGACCGCCAAACTTTTGAAGCACCGGTTATGGCGATTAACGGTCCTGAAATTGAGATTCTCAAAGCTTCAGGTGGTGGCGGGATCATTCTTTTCGATACATCAAACCCAAACCTGTTAGATACGCCATTAAGCAACTCTGACTTCGAAATTGAGACGAATGACAGCAATCAGAAAGTAACACGCGCAACCTTCTTTGCAACACTCACAGAAGGGCAAACCGTTAAAGCTCGCTACGATTTGGGAGTGGAAGATCAAATCGAAATCGAACTTGATGAATAACCAACATCATCAACGGCCAACAAAAAAGGCGGGGCATTTGCCCCGCCTTTTACTTTAGAAACCGGCCGCCAAGCCATCCCCTCTTTTCAGATCATGCACCCCGACCTTACGACCATCCGGCAGAACCATAATCGCATTGACCCGACCGAGGACTGATCTTTTCTTCAACTCGTGGCCAAGCGTCAGCAGCTTCGCTTGCGTCTCCCGGTCGAAAGCTCCCGGCTCGTGATAAATGACGTCCGGCAGCCACTGGTGATGGAACCGCGGCGCCGCGACCGCCGCAGCGAGTGTCATCTTACGGTCGATCACATTGCTGATCACCTGGGCAACGGTGGTGATAATCGTCGAGCCGCCCGGCGAACCGACCACCAGGAAAAGCTCGTCATCTTTTTCGACGATGGTCGGCGTCATTGAACTGAGCATCCGCTTGCCCGGCTCGATGGCGTTAGCCTCGCCGCCAACCAGGCCAAACTGGTTCGGCACGCCCGGCTTGCTGCTGAAATCGTCCATTTCGTTATTCAGGAAAAAGCCGGCGCCTTCAACCATGACCTTGGAACCGAATGATCCGTTGAGGGTCGTCGTCACCGACACGGCATTCCCCTCGGCATCGACCACCGAGAAGTGGGTCGTCTCCAGGCTCTCGGCCGGCGGCAATGTTCCGGCGGAAATCTCGTTTGAAGGTGTTTTCTCGGCCATGGAGATCGGAGCAAACCTGCTCTGCAGGTAGGAACTGTTCAGCAACTGCGCAACCGGCACGGAGACAAAATCGGGATCACCGAGATAGACAGCCCGGTCGGCATAGACCCGGCGCTCAATCTCGGTCATGACGTGGGAACGCCGCCAGTCCTCCTGTCCCCAGTCGCGTAGCGGCCACGCCTCCAGTCCATGCAGGATCTGCAGCAGGGCAACGCCGCCGCTTGAGGGGGGCGGCATCGAGATGATCCGGTAGCCGTGATAATTTCCACTGACCGGCTCGCGCCAGACCGCGTGATAGCGATCAAGGTCATCCTGTGAGAACAGGCCACCACCCTGTTCCATCTCGGCGATCAATTTCGCCGCCGTTTCTCCGGCATAAAAACCGGCCCGGCCCAGATCACGGATCCGGACCAGGGTCTCGGCCAGGTCATTCTGAAAGATCCTGTCTCCCGGCCGCCACGGACGATCAAAACGGACGATGGGCGGCGGCATTCGGTTGAGCTCCGCCAGCATCCGCTGATAGCGATTGAACTTTTCGGACTGGCGTGGCGTCAATTCAAAACCCAGACGCGCCAGACTGATGGCTGGCTGAACAATTCTTTCCCAGTCAAGTCGACCGAAACGCCGATGCAGTTGGACCATGCCGTCGACCGTGCCGGGGACTCCGGCGGCAAGGTGCCCGTCAAGACTCAGCCGCGGAATCACATCTCCATCCGGATCGAGATACATGTTACGGCCCGACGACAATGGTGCCTTCTCGCGAAAATCGAGGGCATCGGTGCTGCCGTCGGAAGTCCTGACAACGGCAAATCCGCCGCCGCCGATATTACCGGCCCCGGGGTAAGTGACTGCGAGGGCGAACTGAACAGCGACCGCCGCATCAAAGGCGTTGCCTCCGTTCTGCAGTATTTCAACCCCGACCCGGGTCGCTGCCGGATGATCGGAAGCGACCATGAAACTGCCGTCAGCAGTCAGGCGCGCATCTTTATCACCCGGTCCTGCTGTTACACAAGAGGTAAGGAATAGAATGCAAAAAAGGATTATCGCAACGTTCAACTTTGAGTAAACCTGCTGATTCATACTATTACTATAAGGGACTGTCGAGACTTCGCAAGCCCCTTCCCCGGCTTGACCGACCCGATAGCTCTGATAACCTTTATATGAATTTTGCAAACGGAGAGCGATCATGAAAAAGTCATTTTATATATTTCTCCTCAGCCTGTTAATGATGCCGATGATCAGCACCGCTGAAACAACGAGGCTGCCGAGCGACACGTTTTTCAACTATCAACTTCCCGGCGCCAATTGGCAGGCGTCAACCGAACCACCGCAACTGGCAATCGATGCCATGTATGTTGATCTCGTGCACGGCAAGGAGAAAAAAGGGGAAGTGTATGACCCTGAAAAACTCCGAACAATGTCGGTCGAGTTCCTTAAGACCAACAACCTTTATATCTACAATGAAGACACCGAAGCCTACCTGATGGTCAGCATCTCACCGTATAACGAGAAGGAAGGGAT is from Desulfuromonas sp. and encodes:
- the ggt gene encoding gamma-glutamyltransferase: MNQQVYSKLNVAIILFCILFLTSCVTAGPGDKDARLTADGSFMVASDHPAATRVGVEILQNGGNAFDAAVAVQFALAVTYPGAGNIGGGGFAVVRTSDGSTDALDFREKAPLSSGRNMYLDPDGDVIPRLSLDGHLAAGVPGTVDGMVQLHRRFGRLDWERIVQPAISLARLGFELTPRQSEKFNRYQRMLAELNRMPPPIVRFDRPWRPGDRIFQNDLAETLVRIRDLGRAGFYAGETAAKLIAEMEQGGGLFSQDDLDRYHAVWREPVSGNYHGYRIISMPPPSSGGVALLQILHGLEAWPLRDWGQEDWRRSHVMTEIERRVYADRAVYLGDPDFVSVPVAQLLNSSYLQSRFAPISMAEKTPSNEISAGTLPPAESLETTHFSVVDAEGNAVSVTTTLNGSFGSKVMVEGAGFFLNNEMDDFSSKPGVPNQFGLVGGEANAIEPGKRMLSSMTPTIVEKDDELFLVVGSPGGSTIITTVAQVISNVIDRKMTLAAAVAAPRFHHQWLPDVIYHEPGAFDRETQAKLLTLGHELKKRSVLGRVNAIMVLPDGRKVGVHDLKRGDGLAAGF